Genomic window (Pongo abelii isolate AG06213 chromosome 4, NHGRI_mPonAbe1-v2.0_pri, whole genome shotgun sequence):
gtgtgtgtgtgtgtgtgtttgacagagttttactctgtcaccctcgctggagtgcagtggtgcaatctcagctcactgcaaaatccgcctctctggttcaagcaattctcatgcctcagtctcccaagtagctgggtttaaaGATGCCGACAaccatgccatgctaattttttttttttttgtatttttagtagaaacagagtttcaccgtgttgccccgGTCTCGAaatctggggctcaagtgatctgtctgcctcagcctcccaaagtgctgggattacaggcatgagccaccgcaaccagccTAAATTATATATTGGGTTTTGTGGCATATTATTTCATTAGCGCTTATTCCTTCTTTTTGattatttgctttcttatttttaaaagtattcgcatcttattttcttttatggatatATCATGATTTATTCATCCAGTATTGTATTAGGGACATTAATGAAACAATAACTGAATTgtctagacttttaaaaaatttttacaaataatttggttggttaaaaaaatgatagttaatggggcatggtggcacacacctctaaccccagcatttcgggaggccgaggcaggaggattgcttcagtctaggagtttgagaccagcttgtgcatcttttgtagagactttgtaaaattagctgtgcatggtgatGCGtgtctgtagtttcagctactcaagaggctaaggtgggaggatcacttgagccaaggaggtccaAGCTGCAGttatcatgccactgaactccagcctaggtgacagagcaataccttgcctcaaaaataaaataaaatgaaataataaaataaaataaaataaaaacccagaACTGACAATCAATTTTCACTGTTCCTAATATTCTAATATACTTTAGGAAATTATTTTAGGATATGTTACTGTTTTCTTTCAACGTGAATAAGGATAGAGGTATGCAAAGTCAAAAACCTGTTTGATAATCGATAGAATTATTTACCATTAAGCAGTAATATGTCATTCACATAAGCAGACCAAGTTTGCTGCTCTTGTTGAAAGAATATTCAGTTTTGTGGAAAAATCTATAAATATCTTTGACCTTCAAAGATGGTAATTGTAAtctgtttttgttgctttgtttttatgCTTACATGCATGCATATTTAAAACCTTCCTAGCatattattaaagttttaaatatccTATTTATCTTGGGAAATACTTGAAGTTGATAGGGGATCCTCCTTAGCCACCCAAACTGTATtcatctattattattatcattattattattatttttgagacagtgtctcactctgtagcccagactgcagtgcagtggcacaatctgggctcactgcaacctctgcctcctgggctcaagtgatcttcctacctcagcctcccaagttgctgggactacaggcccacaccaccatgcccagctaatttttgtattttttgtagagatggggtcttatcatgttgcccaggctggtctcaaactcctgagatatagagaaatacttttttttttttttttttttttttttttttttttacaaattgtttGCTACTATCAACTACAGAGATGTTTTTTGAGTAAATAATGTGATGACAAATTTAAATCATTTCACAGAAAATACCCTTATTCGCCTTTCCTATTTTACTTACGTTTTTGGTAAGAATTTTGTAGAAATTTGGAGGAGCTCTTAATCGCCTGCAATGAAGGCATTCATGATGAATCCATGGAGAATTTACTTTTGAGGTGGACTTTGAAAGATGAATAGAATTTTGACAGAAAAAGATGAAGTAATAGAAGAAAAACCTTGAACAAAGGGTGTGCCAAGAAGGAGACAacatattttctgtaaaatatgaCTTGTATTGGAAAGTGGTCAGCCTTAGCACTCATTGATTAACCATGAGATTGGCTCATGGTCACATAGCATATCTCCTAGATGGAAGTCTAATGTCTTGATAATTGGTCAATAGAAAGATAAACTTGTTGAAGATTTTAGTGAAATAGAGTGAAAGCTGTGCtaataaagacagaaattatCACACGTGAAAGGAGAGATGGGATGTATACAAACTTTAAATATGGTAGGCAAGGGAAAAGAAgtcataaaaatacatatgagtaAATGTGGAGAATCACTATGCTataaaaattgtgattttttaatgatttgggTTTGGATGATTATTGATtagatattcttttaaatttggtcGACTCATTTTCTAGACAATGTTAGGGTATACAGGTAAAAATGTCaggtagaaaatgaaaatagGGGGTTGCAGATATGGAGTTAAAAATACTTCAAATCATAGGCTCATTTAAAGCCCTGGAAATAGAAACGTTAAATAAAAAGGTTGGGGGAAAAAGGTTAAAGGCATAATTCTGGAAAATACTCACTTTTTGGAGCAGAAGAAAGATGAAGAACTAACAAGCCAATGATGGAAATACTACTAGAGTTTGGCATGTCAGagaaatcataaaggaaaatgttttaagtGAGAGGCAGAATTTAACAATAGTTAAATAGTGTTAAATAGAGAAATAGTGTAAAGAATATgcacatacatttttattactttagtAAATAAAACTGTTCAGGCAAtttgacatttattgaataaagaaaagcagatatttaacaataagaacacaagaagataaaatctagaaaagtTAGAATTATATGCTCACCTCAGAGTAATATATACCAGTGTTTCTGGTGaccaaataaatattaatgcattTCTTCCACACGGAACTATGGAGGACAGTTTACATTTCTGATATTCATGACGTACAGGTCAtacttaaatttattattaattgatACGATATTTGAAATATTGGGAAGAAATTCCTTTCCTTATGAAGAAGAAATCCCTAGCTGAAACTAATGTAAGGAGCCAGACAGTATGAATGCCTCTGCAATTGATAAAGTTAAGGATTTACTATTAAAgtattatgaagaaatagaaagtgcATAAAAGAACCCAGATATTGAGGAAGTAATTCATGTAATCATTACCTTTTGAAGCCACATGATGTCGCTGTCTACCAAGAAGTTCTGGTTAGCCAAGGTTCAAAGTCCTTTCTCTGACAGCATCTGTCTCTAAAGGCCCAACAGTGGGAGATGCAGCGGAATTGGATTAAAAGACTCTGGAAGTACAGTCGTTCATCTTTATATTAAGATAAGATTTTCTGCTAGGAAACGACTATTTAACATGGTTTATCACTGGCGAGGAGACCTGGGATCCCGGCGACTACTACTCTCGCTTCTGCTCCTCGCAGCCTGGAAGGTGGGGAGCGGCCAGCTCCACTACTCCGTCCCCGAGGAGGCCAAACATGGCACCTTCGTGGGCCGCATCGCTCAGGACCTGGGGCTGGAGCTGGCGGAGCTGGTGCCGCGCCTGTTCCGGGTGGCGTCCAAAACACACGGGGCCCTTCTGGAGGTAAATCTGCAGAATGGCATTTTGTTTGTGAATTCTCGGATCGACCGCGAGAAGCAGTGCGGGCGGAGCGCGGAGTGCAGTATCCACCTGGAGGTGATCGTGGACAGGCCGCTGCAGGTTTTCCATGTGGACGTGGAGGTGAAGGATATTAACGACAACCCGCCAGTGTTCCGGGTAAAAGAACAAAAGCTTTTTGTTTCAGAATCCAGAATGCCAGACTCTCGGTTTCCGCTAGAGGGCGCGTCCGATGCAGATGTTGGAGCTAACTCCGTGTTAACCTACAGGCTTAGCTCTCATGATTACTTCATGCTAGCTGTGAATTCAAAGAACGACGAGAATAAAGTGGTTGAGCTCGTATTAAGAAAATCCTTGGACAGAGAGGAAGCTCCTGCACACAACTTATTCCTGACAGCCACAGATGGGGGCAAACCTGAGCTCACAGGCACTGTTCAGCTGCTGGTCACAGTGCTGGACGTGAATGATAATGCTCCCACTTTCGAACAGTCTGAATACGAAGTAAGAATATTCGAAAATGCAGACAACGGAACAACAGTTATCAGACTGAATGCTTCTGATCGGGATGAAGGAGCCAATGGGGCAATTTCATACTCGTTTAATAGCGTTGTTGAAACTATGGTTATTGACCACTTTAGCATAGATCGAAATACGGGAGAAATAGTGATTCGGGGTAATTTGGATTTTGAACAAGTAAATTTATACAAAATCCGCATTGACGCCACGGACAAAGGCCATCCTCCCATGGCGGGTCATTGCACCGTTTTAGTGAGAGTTTTGGATAAAAATGATAACGTCCCTGAGATAGCACTGACTTCCTTATCCTTGCCTGTACGTGAAGACGCTCAATTTGGTACTGTCATCGCCCTAATTAGCGTGAACGACCTCGATTCAGGTGCCAATGGGCAGGTGACCTGCTCCCTGATGCCccatgtccccttcaagctggtGTCCACCTTCAAGAATTACTACTCGTTGGTGCTGGACGGCGCCCTGGACCGCGAGAGCGTGTCGGCCTATGAGCTGGTGGTGACTGCGCGGGACGGGGGCTCGCCTTCGCTGTGGGCCACGGCCAGCTTGTCTGTGGAGGTGGCCGACGTGAACGACAACGCTCCGGCATTCGCGCAGCCCGAGTACACGGTGTTTGTGAAGGAGAACAACCCGCCGGGCTGCCACATCTTCACGGTGTCTGCGCGGGACGCGGACGCGCAGGAGAACGCGCTGGTGTCCTACTCGCTGGTGGAGCGGCGGGTGGGCGAGCGCGCGCTGTCGAGCTACGTGTCGGTGCACGCGGAGAGCGGCAAGGTGTACGCGCTGCAGCCGCTGGACCACGAGGAGCTAGAGCTGCTACAGTTCCAGGTGAGCGCGCGCGACGCGGGCGTGCCGCCTCTGGGCAGCAACGTGACGCTGCAGGTGTTCGTGCTGGACGAGAACGACAACGCGCCGGCACTGCTGGAGCCTCGGGTGGGTGGCACCGGCGGCGCAGTGAGCGAGCTGGTGCCGCGGTCTGTGGGCGCGGGCCACGTGGTAGCGAAAGTGCGCGCAGTGGACCCCGACTCGGGCTACAACGCGTGGCTTTCGTATGAGCTGCAGCCAGCTTCAAGCAGCCCTCGCATCCCGTTCCGCGTGGGGCTGTACACGGGCGAGATCAGCACCACTCGTGTCCTGGACGAAGCGGACTCTCCGCGCCACCGTCTGCTGGTCCTGGTGAAGGATCATGGTGAACCTGCGCTGACGGCCACGGCCACTGTTCTGGTGTCGCTGGTGGAGAGCGGCCAGGTTCCAAAGGCGTCATCGAGGCAGTCGGCTGGCGTTGCGGGTCCAGAAGCGGCGCTGGTGGATGTCAACGTGTACCTGATCATCGCCATCTGCGCGGTATCCAGCCTGCTGGTGCTCACGCTGCTGCTGTACACTGCGCTGCGGTGCTCAGCACTGCCCACTGAGGGCGGGTGCCGGGCGGGCAAGCCCACTCTGGTGTGCTCCAGTGCGGTGGGGAGCTGGTCATACTCGCAGCAACAGCCGCAGAAGGTATGCTCTGGTGAGGGGCCACCGAAGACGGACCTCATGGCCTTCAGCCCCAGCCTTCCTCCTGATCTGGGATCAGTTGATGTAGGCGAAGAGCAATATTTAAATGTTGATCATGGCCTCAAAGTAAGTCCATTTAAATTTAGAACTCATAAATTCTATTTGTGGAAATTGTAGTTACTTTAAAAGTGTTTCAGATTTGTTTTTTCACCGTATTTTATAGTGAAAATTTAAACGTTTTAGTTTTTAGAAACCTTTTATAATTAATTGAATTTTCTCAGTGGCATAATACAGTATTAATCATTCTCCACAAGTTGGGTCTATCTTGAAACTCAAGTTATGGTTGGATGATATCCTttttttactgaatatttattttggcCTGCCTTACAGCCGTCTTCTCTGAACCATACTCTAAGGACGTTCAGGGCATTTCGATCTTTGGTGAATGTATTCCCCCAAAGCGTTATTCTTTTGTCCTTAGGCACTGAACTCTTAATCTTACTCCATATGCTGTACTTTGAAATGCATGTTTTAAATATGTTGTccttatatttacttttattcacTTTAAGATCTCAGTTTATTCATCTTATCTGACTTTTTAGTGTCTGGTAGTCACAAACATCTTTGGTGTTTCACTATTGCGGTTTTAAGCAGTGTAGTGATAAAATACAGAATGatagtgtttttcaaaatttgataGTTTTCATATTCTTCctaattttattataaactagttaaaaagtaaaatcaagaGGGAAGAGATTTGTAATCCttcttttaattcattatttaGACCATTTTACTATTTGGAGACATGTTTTTTATTCTACATGATTTTTACAGTTGTATTGTCACCAACTTAACATTTTTTGAGCCTCTATGTTTAGAAAATGATTACTTTATTCTTGCAAGTATCTTCTAAACTCTAATCATTCAACTCTTTGTTCATGAGTTGgaatattttcaataatattcCACATTAAAGTGATATTTAATATATcacttagaaaaatgttttcatcagAAAAACTATACATGGTAATTTCATCCTTGCAAACcaaacatataatttataaatccTTATTATACAGAACATTTGGGATTATCATGGCCCTagttcatataaaaatatttagcattATGGGATAAATCTTTGAAAAATCCAAGATACTTTATTTTGGTGTctttcaacattttctttcttcttgtctttttatACCTCTGCTTCTTGTGACTGTTCGACCTGCCTGGATATTAAATACCCATTAGACTTTGTGCATATTGCTTTGGAGGGAATGGTAGAACTTGATGGAAGGGAATAAAGGATTTCTGGGACTCTGAATTCTTACAGTTTGTTATTACTattgttttaaatcttttaatcACTTATGAACCAATAATGTAATCATTTGTGGGCATATTTTATCCCCCTTGTCCAACTGAAGGTAACCTCAAAGCGGAATTATTTTGTAGTTGATTTTACAGTTCTCTTAATGCCTGtccatgtttaacattttatttgactATTAGAACACATTATGTAAAAGcgaattgttttcattttagtcccttaaggactttaaaaaatatgcttaTCTTTATTATCCTGTTTGAATAATATGTGGAATTTTTCCTTCGTGAAAGTAATATTTCCTATCCTGTCTATGTCTACCTGGTTCTCAGATATTACTTTAATTACTGAATTCTCCTAAACATTTAATTGACTTttacaaaatatcataaataggAGGATTCTTTCCACCACCTAGCATTGTATTTGGCAACTTATCATTTAAGTCATTTTAGTTCTGTGTTTCTTCAACTCTCTGATATTTGAATTTGGGGTTGGCTTTCACAATGAGAAAGTCTAAACCTATTTCTTGTACATTAATACTTTTCACTATTCTAATTATGGTGATGCTTTTAGCTATTAAGCATTTCTGGGATTGAAATATGTCAGAAGTTAGTTATTAAGTATTGTAGATTCTGAAGCTCTCTAAATCAAGTCCTCCCTTTACCAATTTTTGTATGTGTAGCCATTGGTAAAGGATTTGTTATTCAGTTCCTTGGcattatatgtatacatgataAATGTGAATTCTACTGTATAGATTTTTTGTATCAAGTAAATTAATagttataaattattaataataaagtcTGGCAAGTGAGCGGTACATAATAAAATTTAGTTATTACCATTCTTAAGAGGAAAGAAGTTAGTGATTGCAAAAAGGAAACCTAAAATGTCAGAAAGTCGTTATGGCCTTCCatattaatcttatttttatgtaaaattgtcTTCTGTAAAGTCATTTTTTAGAGTAACCTAGGATGTTTCAATATTTTGAATGTTGTGTGGtggaatgaaaaaaatctaaaagttatTATGAGTTTAGGAAAGTCAAGTTAACACTACCTATGTGGGAAAAATTTTTTTGGAAAGGTTAAAGTCCTTCCAAGGAATGTGTAGACTATCTTACTTTGATAGTTGTTTGTTTCCCATATTCAAAAGTTGCCTGAGATCCTGCAGAGGGCTGAGTAGGTGTTTGAGATCTTTGTATGTTTCTTTCCATTAAtagtatttttcttaaaaagaagtaTACAATAATGTTTTGATGATGACTCAAAGTCAATTTATGTTGTAGTTCTATGAATTAAGTAAACCATTTATGTAGAGTGTTGTAGAATAGCCTTTTtaaagtgctttcttttttttttcttttttttttttttttttgagacggagtctcgctctgtcgcccaggctggaatgcagtggcgcgatctcggctcactgcaacctctgcctcccatgttcaaatgattctccttcctcagcctcccgagtagctgggattacaggtgcatgccaccatacccggctaattttttgtatttttagtagagtcggggtttcaccgtgttagccaggatggtctagatctcccgacctcgtgatccgcccacttcggcctcctaaagtgctgggattacaggcatgagccactgtgcccagcctaaaatgcTTTCTTAGCAAGTAGAGAAGATTGTAATAACCAGTCTTCATTAAACATTAAGTAGGACCCTTACAGATCTCTAACAGCATATCATCATGTCAGGAATTATTACTGAGACCCAGCCTCTGGCTTTAAAATTTGATGTCAAATAAAGAATACGAGTCACACAATGCAAGGCAAGATAATGTAACAGGTACAAAAGAGGTAAATCAGAGTGAGGTTGAAGTTGAAAGACAATCATTTCCTATTTGAATTTTTGAAGAAATACTTGAACGGGCATGGTGTGTTTCAGtggttttaaaataagtaatttccCCCCCGGGAGAATACTGAGAGTGATAGACATTTCTTGGAAagagaaaacataaggaaaattgAAGACAGAGAAAGCATCAATATGACAAGTAGAAAAGTACACTTTGGTTAAAACACACAGTCTGCGGAGAATGAAAGCAGGAAAACCAATGTAAGAAGATCTCTTGATTTCTGAGTAATAAACTAAACAGCCGTGAGTGATTAAGGAATTTGGCCACTCTTTAGAATTAATTGGGAGCTATTAAACTACCTTGAGCAAAATAAATCACGACTTTTGAAAGAAGATTGAACGGGAAGACAAACTCAGAAGCTCCTGCAGTAATCAAGGACAGAAGCAATTGTTAAATGCACCTCTTAGGCTGTTATCAGTAGAAATacgaaataaaagataaatatgcaAAAACGTTAATGGCACAATAAACAGTCACGGTTTTGCCTTTAGACTTGAGATACACTAAAATCTAGATTTAATTAATCGACTTATACGTTGGAATAAGATAGTAAAACTCACAACAGAACTTTGTAGAACTTAGGAAAAGAATCTCAAGCAtagctttaaaaacagaaattgccCTGAGTATAAGGATGagcaataatgaaattaaaacatattgtaATAACATTACACAAACTATATTGGAGATTACAAAGAAGAGAT
Coding sequences:
- the PCDHA5 gene encoding protocadherin alpha-5 isoform X8, encoding MVYHWRGDLGSRRLLLSLLLLAAWKVGSGQLHYSVPEEAKHGTFVGRIAQDLGLELAELVPRLFRVASKTHGALLEVNLQNGILFVNSRIDREKQCGRSAECSIHLEVIVDRPLQVFHVDVEVKDINDNPPVFRVKEQKLFVSESRMPDSRFPLEGASDADVGANSVLTYRLSSHDYFMLAVNSKNDENKVVELVLRKSLDREEAPAHNLFLTATDGGKPELTGTVQLLVTVLDVNDNAPTFEQSEYEVRIFENADNGTTVIRLNASDRDEGANGAISYSFNSVVETMVIDHFSIDRNTGEIVIRGNLDFEQVNLYKIRIDATDKGHPPMAGHCTVLVRVLDKNDNVPEIALTSLSLPVREDAQFGTVIALISVNDLDSGANGQVTCSLMPHVPFKLVSTFKNYYSLVLDGALDRESVSAYELVVTARDGGSPSLWATASLSVEVADVNDNAPAFAQPEYTVFVKENNPPGCHIFTVSARDADAQENALVSYSLVERRVGERALSSYVSVHAESGKVYALQPLDHEELELLQFQVSARDAGVPPLGSNVTLQVFVLDENDNAPALLEPRVGGTGGAVSELVPRSVGAGHVVAKVRAVDPDSGYNAWLSYELQPASSSPRIPFRVGLYTGEISTTRVLDEADSPRHRLLVLVKDHGEPALTATATVLVSLVESGQVPKASSRQSAGVAGPEAALVDVNVYLIIAICAVSSLLVLTLLLYTALRCSALPTEGGCRAGKPTLVCSSAVGSWSYSQQQPQKVCSGEGPPKTDLMAFSPSLPPDLGSVDVGEEQYLNVDHGLKPRQPNPDWRYSASLRAGMHSSVHLEEAGILRAGPGGPDQQWPTVSSATPEPEAGEVSPPVGAGVNSNSWTFKYGPGNPKQSGPGELPDKFIIPGSPAIISIRQEPTNSQIDKSDFITFGKKEETKKKKKKKKGNKTQEKKEKGNSTTDNSDQ